A genomic segment from Yimella sp. cx-51 encodes:
- the htpX gene encoding zinc metalloprotease HtpX gives MHKHYNGLKTALLFGAIWALLLGVGSLIGGGKFIWVFALIGLGTTFYGYWNSDKLALRAMQAYPVSEIQAPDYYRIVRELSNAAGKPMPRLYMSPTQAPNAFATGRNPQHSAVCVTEGLMDLLDERELRGVLGHELMHVYNRDILTSSVAAALAGIITSVAQMMMFAGAFGGGNSNDNRPNPLAMLLMAFLAPFAAMLIQMSISRTREYDADEDGSRLTGDPLALASALAKLENGIAQAPLAPTPRVVNASHMMIANPFRAQDVSRMMSTHPSTADRIARLQQMAQRGL, from the coding sequence GTGCACAAGCATTACAACGGCCTCAAGACCGCCCTGCTGTTCGGCGCCATCTGGGCGCTGCTGCTGGGCGTCGGTTCGCTGATCGGCGGCGGCAAGTTCATCTGGGTCTTCGCGCTCATCGGCCTTGGCACCACCTTCTACGGCTACTGGAACAGCGACAAGCTCGCGTTGCGCGCGATGCAGGCCTACCCGGTCAGCGAGATCCAGGCGCCGGACTACTACCGCATCGTCCGCGAGCTCTCCAACGCCGCGGGCAAGCCGATGCCGCGGCTGTACATGTCGCCCACCCAGGCACCCAATGCCTTTGCAACCGGCCGTAATCCGCAGCACTCGGCCGTCTGCGTCACCGAGGGCCTCATGGACCTGCTGGACGAACGCGAACTGCGCGGAGTGCTCGGCCACGAACTCATGCACGTCTACAACCGCGACATCCTCACTTCCTCCGTCGCTGCCGCGCTCGCCGGAATCATCACCTCGGTGGCACAGATGATGATGTTCGCCGGGGCGTTCGGTGGCGGCAACAGCAATGACAACCGGCCCAACCCCCTGGCCATGCTGTTGATGGCCTTCCTCGCACCCTTCGCCGCGATGCTCATCCAGATGTCGATCAGCCGCACCCGCGAGTACGACGCCGACGAAGACGGTTCGCGGCTCACCGGCGACCCGCTGGCGCTCGCGTCCGCGCTGGCGAAGCTGGAGAACGGCATTGCGCAGGCACCGCTGGCGCCCACCCCGCGGGTTGTCAACGCCAGTCACATGATGATCGCCAATCCGTTTCGGGCCCAGGATGTTTCGCGGATGATGTCGACCCACCCGTCCACCGCCGACCGCATCGCGCGGTTGCAGCAGATGGCACAGCGCGGCCTCTGA
- a CDS encoding HTTM domain-containing protein gives MNRLFEAVPYERVARLRAAIYAVVLLDVWLLTPFPIGHGNVPADLYQPLPVREWFFPQPAPLYVHLLRIVITVAALLALSGRLPRAAGLIVAVGMFDWMSNAFSYSKINHDHLALLVALAVLPLGAGRRSDSRADAERNGWSLRMIQIAVVATYFFAAVAKVKEAGWGWASSAVLVWAITRRGSAAGQALAELPWLTYLFQWISLIAEFLAPIMLLLRGRPLYAYVAFWAVFHASTFALLGIHFLPTAICLLAFLPLERLAIGPRGRPEPQSVASG, from the coding sequence GTGAACCGGCTCTTCGAAGCGGTGCCGTACGAGCGCGTCGCCCGATTACGCGCGGCGATCTACGCCGTGGTGCTGCTGGACGTCTGGCTGCTCACGCCCTTCCCGATCGGCCACGGAAACGTGCCGGCCGACCTCTACCAACCGCTTCCGGTGCGCGAGTGGTTCTTCCCCCAACCCGCGCCGCTGTACGTCCACCTGCTGCGCATCGTCATCACGGTGGCAGCGTTGCTGGCTCTCTCCGGACGCCTGCCCAGAGCGGCGGGCTTGATCGTCGCCGTCGGGATGTTCGACTGGATGAGCAACGCCTTCTCCTACAGCAAGATCAACCATGACCATCTCGCCCTGCTCGTGGCGCTGGCTGTGCTCCCGCTGGGGGCCGGTCGGCGTAGCGACAGCCGCGCGGACGCCGAGCGCAACGGATGGTCGCTGCGCATGATCCAGATCGCTGTGGTGGCCACGTACTTCTTCGCGGCCGTGGCCAAGGTGAAGGAAGCCGGCTGGGGATGGGCGAGCTCGGCCGTGCTGGTCTGGGCCATCACGCGGCGCGGATCGGCGGCCGGACAAGCGCTGGCCGAACTGCCGTGGCTGACCTATCTCTTCCAATGGATCTCGCTGATCGCGGAGTTCCTCGCGCCCATCATGCTGCTCCTGCGCGGCCGGCCGCTCTACGCCTACGTGGCGTTCTGGGCGGTATTCCACGCGTCCACCTTCGCGCTGCTGGGCATCCACTTCCTGCCCACGGCGATCTGCTTACTGGCCTTCCTGCCGCTGGAGCGACTGGCTATTGGACCTCGAGGTCGACCGGAGCCACAGTCGGTCGCTTCGGGCTGA
- a CDS encoding serine hydrolase, with amino-acid sequence MDAELTLLVTDSDGRVLDSVGEVDTVQRIASVGKLLLLSHVAKLIDTGALDGAALLRRDSTEFVADSGLWQHLDAEQLSVVDCCRLVGAVSDNLAANVLLERVGIDAVAAHTADLGVAPYALLDLIRNERGPGLPHTCAEGSATSLVRFLRLLERGVVSSRVRDWMRLNTDLSMAAGHLQLDPLAHVDETPLLHNKTGTDDGVRVDVGTLVVEGRTVHYCAMLHWPAGEPMDPAAFAALRAFGARIERAAHSTV; translated from the coding sequence ATGGACGCTGAACTCACCCTCCTCGTCACCGACAGCGACGGGCGGGTGCTCGACAGCGTCGGTGAGGTCGACACCGTGCAGCGTATCGCGTCGGTGGGCAAGTTGCTCCTGCTGTCGCACGTGGCGAAGCTGATCGACACCGGCGCACTCGACGGCGCAGCATTGCTGCGACGCGACTCCACCGAGTTCGTCGCCGACTCGGGGCTGTGGCAGCACTTGGACGCCGAGCAACTGTCGGTCGTCGACTGCTGCCGACTGGTCGGCGCCGTGAGCGACAACCTCGCCGCCAACGTCCTGCTCGAACGAGTCGGGATTGACGCCGTCGCTGCGCACACCGCAGACCTTGGCGTGGCGCCCTATGCGCTGCTCGACCTCATCCGTAACGAGCGCGGTCCCGGGCTGCCCCACACCTGCGCCGAAGGCTCGGCCACGTCCTTGGTGCGTTTCCTGCGACTGCTGGAGCGAGGGGTCGTGTCGTCCCGGGTGCGCGACTGGATGCGCCTCAACACCGACCTGTCGATGGCGGCCGGCCATCTCCAGCTCGACCCTTTGGCGCATGTCGATGAGACGCCGTTGCTGCACAACAAGACCGGCACGGACGACGGAGTGCGCGTCGACGTCGGCACCCTCGTCGTCGAGGGTCGCACGGTGCACTACTGCGCGATGCTGCACTGGCCCGCAGGGGAGCCGATGGATCCGGCGGCCTTCGCTGCGCTGCGCGCTTTCGGTGCCCGCATCGAGCGCGCAGCTCACTCCACCGTCTGA
- a CDS encoding bifunctional UDP-sugar hydrolase/5'-nucleotidase gives MQPTRLLGVAATAALVASVASTPSALAATNVGDGQIASGLTKISLLNTNDFHGHFTKDFACTVTSAQNELGATFLSAGDNIGGTPFASAVQNDEPAIDYLNALGLKASAVGNHEFDKGFDDLTGRVQTRAAWTYLGANVYRKGTTTPALPEYKMLDINGLKVAVVGAVTKDVPSLVAAGGIATLDFGDPVAAVNRVTTKLKDGDATNGEADVVVAEYHEGAPSGDGSSLAAQTAANTTFNAIVNQTSAGVDAIFTGHTHQIYAWDGPVPGGTGTRPVVQTDFYASHVGVLQLGYDPTTKKVTQYSLTNREVTAPTAACEADPAYQSAARIVDTANARADVIGKQPIGKLTADVTTAVKPDGTRDDRTRESTLSNLIAQSYVDSINKPGRPGGVDIGVMNPGGVRAELKYGTDGTITYADAASIMPFNNTITTIDLTGAQLKKVLEQQWQPEGGSRPFLKLGLSKNVTYTYDPGAAAGSRITSVTVNGAALDPAKKYTVASNSFLTAGGDNFTAFSEGAGRRDSGLIDQSLFIEWIKEHSPISPSFAKNGVAVQDQPSVLTQGKEATFTVSGIDFTSVGSPTATSLEVFLGSTSLGTFPVEKVLTSTPPFPSRNETATITIKVPATAMTGAQTLTVKAAQTGTTVTMPVTVMAGAEPTTPTSEPTSPTTEPSTTEPSTTEPSTTEPGTTDTGSSTVTGPPVVTDGPSAGSNNAVLLAGAGSLAVLLAGAWVLGRRLS, from the coding sequence ATGCAGCCCACCCGCCTGCTCGGCGTGGCCGCAACCGCCGCCCTCGTGGCGTCCGTCGCGTCCACACCTTCAGCGCTTGCCGCGACCAACGTCGGTGACGGTCAGATCGCGTCCGGCCTCACCAAGATCAGCCTGCTCAACACCAACGACTTCCATGGTCACTTCACCAAGGATTTCGCCTGCACCGTGACCAGCGCCCAGAACGAACTGGGTGCGACCTTCCTTTCCGCCGGAGACAACATCGGCGGCACGCCGTTTGCGTCCGCGGTGCAGAACGACGAGCCCGCGATCGACTACCTGAACGCGCTGGGCCTGAAGGCCTCTGCCGTCGGCAACCACGAGTTCGACAAGGGCTTCGACGATCTCACCGGACGCGTGCAGACCCGCGCCGCCTGGACCTACCTGGGCGCCAACGTCTACCGAAAGGGCACCACCACGCCCGCGCTGCCCGAGTACAAGATGCTCGACATCAACGGCTTGAAGGTCGCGGTCGTCGGCGCCGTCACCAAGGACGTCCCCTCGCTCGTCGCAGCCGGTGGTATCGCCACCCTCGACTTCGGCGACCCCGTAGCGGCCGTCAACCGCGTCACCACCAAGCTCAAGGACGGCGACGCCACCAACGGCGAGGCCGATGTCGTCGTGGCGGAGTACCACGAGGGCGCGCCGTCAGGCGATGGATCGAGCCTGGCCGCGCAGACCGCCGCCAACACCACGTTCAACGCGATCGTCAACCAGACCTCCGCCGGTGTCGACGCGATCTTCACCGGTCACACCCACCAGATCTACGCCTGGGACGGTCCGGTGCCGGGCGGCACCGGCACGCGTCCGGTGGTGCAGACCGACTTCTACGCATCGCACGTCGGTGTGCTGCAACTCGGCTACGACCCCACCACCAAGAAGGTGACGCAATACTCGCTCACCAACCGTGAGGTGACCGCACCCACGGCAGCTTGCGAGGCCGACCCGGCCTACCAGTCGGCCGCCCGCATCGTCGACACCGCCAACGCCCGCGCGGATGTCATCGGCAAGCAGCCGATCGGCAAGCTCACCGCCGATGTCACCACGGCAGTCAAGCCGGACGGCACCCGCGATGACCGCACGCGCGAGTCGACGCTCTCCAACCTCATCGCGCAGTCCTACGTCGACTCGATCAACAAGCCGGGTCGTCCCGGCGGTGTCGACATCGGTGTGATGAACCCCGGTGGCGTGCGAGCCGAGCTGAAGTACGGCACCGACGGCACGATCACCTACGCCGACGCGGCCTCGATCATGCCCTTCAACAACACGATCACCACGATCGACCTCACCGGTGCGCAACTGAAGAAGGTGCTGGAGCAGCAGTGGCAGCCCGAGGGCGGTTCGCGGCCGTTCCTGAAGCTGGGCCTGAGCAAGAACGTCACCTACACCTACGACCCGGGCGCAGCAGCCGGCTCGCGGATCACCTCGGTCACCGTGAACGGTGCTGCGCTCGACCCGGCGAAGAAGTACACCGTCGCCTCCAACTCCTTCCTGACCGCAGGTGGCGACAACTTCACCGCGTTCAGCGAGGGCGCCGGTCGCCGTGACTCCGGCCTGATCGACCAGTCGCTCTTCATCGAGTGGATCAAGGAGCACAGTCCGATCAGCCCGTCCTTCGCCAAGAACGGTGTGGCTGTGCAGGATCAGCCCTCGGTGCTGACGCAGGGCAAGGAGGCGACCTTCACCGTCTCCGGGATCGACTTCACCAGCGTCGGATCTCCGACCGCGACCTCCCTCGAGGTCTTCCTCGGTAGCACCTCGCTCGGCACCTTCCCTGTGGAAAAGGTGCTCACCAGCACGCCGCCGTTCCCGTCGCGCAACGAGACGGCGACCATCACCATCAAGGTGCCCGCGACCGCGATGACGGGTGCGCAGACGCTCACCGTCAAGGCGGCTCAGACCGGCACCACGGTCACGATGCCCGTGACGGTGATGGCGGGCGCCGAGCCCACCACGCCGACGAGCGAACCGACCTCCCCGACGACTGAGCCGTCGACCACGGAGCCGTCGACCACCGAGCCGTCGACCACCGAGCCGGGTACGACCGACACCGGTAGCTCGACGGTCACCGGTCCGCCGGTGGTCACCGATGGTCCGTCCGCCGGCAGCAACAACGCCGTCCTGCTCGCCGGTGCCGGGTCGCTGGCCGTCCTGCTCGCCGGAGCATGGGTGCTGGGCCGACGTCTGAGCTGA
- the pepN gene encoding aminopeptidase N translates to MAILLQTEATERARLITVDRYRVRLDLTQGDTEFASQSHIEFRCSEPGASTFVDLKAASIESISFNGKQIDAGEVKGGRLELTDLQADNVLSVTTRMAYTRDGQGLHRAVDPADGQAYVYGMSFLDAAPQIYACFDQPDLKAPYELQVIAPEGWVVAGNSPARESAPGEWHFEQSKPLATYFFTVCAGPYATMRDEHRGIPLAIHARASLRADLERHAPQILQVTRQGFDYFQELFGIAYPWGEYHQFFVPEFNAGAMENPGCVTIRDQYLYRGAATHAEVLQRSNTVLHEMAHMWFGDLVSMKWWDDLWLNESFAEYMAHRSATEATEFTDAWVDFGVARKNWGYAADRAPSTHPIAGNAAPDSDSALANFDGISYAKGCSALRQLAAFVGDDAFIGGVRDYLNQHAYGNATLADFLDAIAAHTDADLATWSTGWLETAGTDEIAVEVAGDPISTVRAVRTTPEAHPADRTHVFDVAGFSDGHELWRTDLFTLGADDGEDAHLVGRERPNLLLPNASDLTWVVPVFDAKTLDAVPDELPKIADAGARQVVWSSLLNGMALAAVDPRLVLRTFQSAWPVEDNQSLRHWIPQLVVNAMGYYLPYEERAAARVEIGETALLATVASASADVVDAARVAAQTIDDEPLLREWAEGSGSPGGLGDDVEFQWLALHRLAALGLADDAEIDRFAAADNTLTGRQNALAAKAIQPTPEAKKWAWEQLGGNDELSNYEALAIAGTVFTAPDPALVRPYVERYFEVIPALADRLGEFATSKIARAAFPLQVTEPDTSTAAHAALDHGRMTANVRRAVVDGAAVLDEALASMRIFKGARVVDGR, encoded by the coding sequence ATGGCGATTCTGTTGCAGACCGAAGCCACCGAGCGCGCCCGGCTCATCACCGTCGACCGCTATCGGGTGCGGCTCGACCTCACGCAGGGCGACACGGAGTTCGCATCGCAGAGCCACATCGAGTTCCGGTGCAGCGAGCCTGGAGCCTCCACCTTCGTCGACCTGAAGGCGGCGTCGATCGAGTCGATCTCGTTCAACGGCAAGCAAATTGACGCCGGTGAGGTCAAGGGCGGCCGACTCGAGCTGACCGATCTGCAGGCAGACAACGTGCTCTCGGTCACCACCCGCATGGCCTACACCCGCGACGGCCAGGGGCTGCACCGCGCGGTCGATCCCGCCGACGGGCAGGCCTACGTCTACGGCATGTCATTCCTGGACGCCGCGCCACAGATCTACGCCTGCTTCGACCAGCCCGACCTCAAAGCCCCGTACGAACTGCAGGTCATCGCGCCCGAAGGCTGGGTGGTGGCCGGCAACAGCCCGGCCCGCGAATCGGCGCCCGGCGAGTGGCACTTCGAGCAGTCGAAGCCGCTGGCCACCTACTTCTTCACCGTCTGCGCCGGGCCGTACGCGACGATGCGCGACGAACATCGCGGCATCCCGCTCGCGATCCACGCACGGGCATCCCTGCGTGCCGACCTCGAACGACACGCCCCGCAGATCCTCCAGGTCACCCGACAGGGATTCGACTACTTCCAGGAGCTGTTCGGCATCGCCTACCCGTGGGGGGAGTACCACCAGTTCTTCGTGCCCGAGTTCAACGCCGGTGCCATGGAAAACCCCGGATGCGTGACCATTCGCGACCAGTACCTCTACCGCGGCGCGGCCACCCACGCCGAGGTTCTCCAACGCAGCAACACGGTGCTCCACGAGATGGCGCACATGTGGTTCGGCGATCTCGTGAGCATGAAGTGGTGGGACGACCTCTGGCTCAACGAGTCGTTCGCTGAATACATGGCCCACCGATCTGCCACTGAGGCAACAGAGTTCACCGATGCGTGGGTCGACTTCGGGGTGGCCCGTAAGAACTGGGGCTACGCCGCCGATCGTGCCCCGTCGACGCATCCCATCGCCGGCAATGCCGCCCCCGACAGTGACTCGGCGCTCGCCAACTTCGACGGCATCTCCTACGCCAAGGGATGCTCGGCGCTGCGCCAGCTCGCGGCCTTCGTGGGCGACGACGCCTTCATCGGTGGGGTGCGCGATTACCTGAACCAACACGCTTACGGCAACGCGACGCTGGCCGACTTCCTCGACGCGATCGCCGCTCACACCGATGCTGATCTGGCCACGTGGTCGACCGGGTGGCTGGAGACCGCAGGCACCGACGAGATCGCCGTCGAAGTCGCGGGCGATCCGATCTCCACCGTTCGGGCCGTTCGCACCACACCCGAGGCCCATCCTGCCGATCGCACCCACGTCTTCGACGTGGCCGGATTCTCGGACGGCCATGAACTGTGGCGCACCGACCTGTTCACCCTCGGCGCAGACGACGGCGAAGACGCACATCTGGTCGGTCGCGAACGCCCGAACCTGTTACTGCCCAACGCATCCGATCTCACGTGGGTCGTGCCCGTCTTCGACGCGAAGACGCTCGATGCGGTGCCGGACGAGCTGCCGAAGATCGCGGACGCCGGTGCGCGCCAAGTGGTGTGGTCGAGTCTGTTGAACGGCATGGCGCTGGCGGCGGTCGATCCACGCCTGGTGCTGCGCACCTTCCAGAGCGCCTGGCCGGTGGAAGACAACCAGTCGTTGCGGCACTGGATCCCGCAACTCGTGGTCAACGCCATGGGCTATTACCTGCCGTACGAGGAGCGGGCGGCCGCCCGCGTCGAGATCGGTGAGACGGCGCTGCTTGCGACCGTGGCATCGGCGAGCGCGGATGTGGTCGACGCCGCCCGCGTGGCGGCGCAGACGATCGATGACGAGCCGCTGCTGCGCGAATGGGCCGAAGGCAGTGGGTCACCCGGTGGGCTCGGTGACGACGTGGAGTTCCAGTGGCTCGCGCTGCATCGGCTGGCAGCGCTCGGCCTGGCCGACGATGCCGAGATCGATCGCTTCGCGGCTGCAGACAACACCCTGACCGGACGTCAGAACGCGTTGGCTGCCAAGGCGATCCAGCCGACGCCGGAGGCCAAGAAGTGGGCGTGGGAGCAGCTCGGCGGTAACGACGAACTGTCGAACTACGAGGCGTTGGCCATTGCCGGCACCGTCTTCACGGCCCCCGATCCCGCGCTGGTCCGTCCTTATGTCGAGCGCTACTTCGAGGTGATTCCGGCGCTGGCCGACCGGTTGGGGGAGTTCGCCACCAGCAAGATCGCCCGTGCGGCCTTCCCGTTGCAGGTGACTGAACCCGACACGTCGACCGCGGCCCACGCAGCCCTCGACCACGGCCGGATGACCGCGAACGTCCGGCGCGCCGTCGTCGACGGGGCGGCGGTGCTGGACGAAGCACTCGCCTCGATGCGGATCTTCAAGGGAGCACGGGTCGTCGATGGACGCTGA
- a CDS encoding RNA methyltransferase encodes MSAPTRIHSRNATFQQWESLLTNRTKRHRHGQFLVQGVRPITLAIEAGWELVALIRPDGGGRSRWAAQVWDEARCQRVEMPAEMVRELGERSQDAPELVAVVAMPPDDLDRLVDREQLLVVFDRPTQPGNIGTLQRSMDAFGAGGLIVTGHAADPYDPKAVRASTGSCFNLPTVRIDSTAAVLDWLRTRPQVWQLLATDEGGESDLRAVDLAAPTLLVIGNETRGISQAWREACDQIISIPMVGGASSLNAAVAGSIVLHEALRQRRG; translated from the coding sequence GTGAGCGCCCCGACCCGGATCCACAGCCGCAACGCGACCTTCCAGCAGTGGGAGTCGCTGCTGACCAATCGCACCAAGCGGCACCGGCACGGGCAGTTCCTGGTGCAGGGAGTGCGTCCGATCACGCTGGCGATCGAGGCCGGCTGGGAACTGGTGGCTCTCATCCGCCCCGACGGCGGCGGCCGTTCGCGCTGGGCAGCGCAGGTCTGGGACGAGGCTCGTTGCCAGCGGGTGGAGATGCCGGCGGAGATGGTGCGCGAACTCGGCGAGCGCAGTCAGGATGCCCCTGAGTTGGTGGCCGTGGTGGCGATGCCCCCTGACGATCTGGATCGCCTGGTCGATCGTGAGCAGTTGCTGGTGGTCTTCGATCGCCCGACCCAGCCGGGCAACATCGGCACCCTCCAGAGATCCATGGACGCCTTCGGCGCCGGTGGCCTCATCGTGACCGGCCACGCCGCTGATCCCTATGACCCCAAGGCCGTACGGGCGTCCACCGGCTCGTGCTTCAACCTGCCGACAGTGCGGATCGATTCCACCGCGGCAGTGCTCGATTGGCTTCGAACCAGGCCGCAGGTGTGGCAGCTGCTCGCCACCGACGAGGGTGGTGAAAGTGATCTGCGGGCGGTCGATCTCGCCGCCCCGACGCTGCTGGTGATCGGCAACGAGACCCGTGGCATCAGCCAGGCCTGGCGGGAGGCGTGCGACCAGATCATCAGCATTCCGATGGTCGGCGGGGCCAGCTCGCTCAATGCCGCCGTCGCCGGATCGATCGTCCTGCACGAGGCGCTGCGCCAGCGACGGGGCTGA
- a CDS encoding uracil-DNA glycosylase has product MPEPLANLMHPSWVDALTPAADALAACGVFLREEVAAGRGYLPAANHVLRAFEQPMDAVRVLIVGQDPYPTPGHAVGLSFSVAPEVRPVPRSLVNIYTELESDLGLPRPSTGDLSPWSERGVLLLNRVLTVAPGKPASHRGKGWEHVTAAAISGLVARGGPLVAILWGRDARNLAPHLGQVPFVESAHPSPLSAHGGFFGSRPFSRCNELLQQQGAEPIDWRLA; this is encoded by the coding sequence ATGCCCGAACCGCTTGCCAACCTGATGCATCCCAGCTGGGTCGATGCGCTCACGCCCGCTGCCGATGCACTGGCCGCGTGTGGGGTGTTCCTGCGCGAAGAGGTGGCCGCCGGACGCGGCTACCTGCCAGCGGCCAATCACGTGCTGCGTGCCTTCGAGCAGCCGATGGACGCGGTGCGCGTGCTGATCGTCGGGCAAGACCCGTACCCGACGCCGGGCCACGCCGTCGGGTTGTCCTTCTCGGTGGCGCCGGAAGTACGGCCGGTGCCGCGCAGCCTGGTGAACATCTACACCGAGTTGGAGTCAGACCTCGGCCTGCCGCGTCCGAGCACCGGCGACCTGTCGCCGTGGAGCGAGCGCGGGGTGCTCCTGCTCAACCGAGTGCTCACCGTCGCACCAGGTAAACCCGCCTCGCACCGGGGCAAGGGCTGGGAGCACGTCACGGCCGCAGCCATCAGCGGGCTCGTGGCCCGTGGCGGCCCGCTCGTGGCGATCCTGTGGGGCCGCGACGCCCGCAATCTCGCACCACATCTGGGGCAGGTGCCCTTTGTGGAGAGCGCGCACCCGTCCCCGTTGTCGGCGCACGGTGGGTTCTTCGGATCACGACCGTTCAGCAGATGCAACGAGTTGCTGCAGCAGCAAGGCGCCGAACCGATCGACTGGAGGCTGGCATGA
- a CDS encoding polysaccharide deacetylase family protein, translated as MTESGGQARRRVIMVGGSAVLGALGGAALNDEAVAYEVTHRPPSYRVAPPAPRTGAFVAPVVWRAAGGGVALTFDDGPDPRWTPRILDILKQNRCLATFFVLRTQVLKHPDLLRRIVAEGHQIGVHGVAHVDMTTLDAAALEREFDLSIDTVRTIGGVTATVMRPPYGRFDAPVLQRATAAGLQMVLWSDWLPGKHSAAAAGVLERDLTNGSIVLCHDSRRTPSEGMIAALRGFVPRLQSRGHELVTVDGLLGPDAAPGSKR; from the coding sequence ATGACCGAATCAGGGGGTCAGGCGCGGCGACGAGTGATCATGGTCGGCGGTTCTGCCGTGCTGGGCGCGCTCGGGGGAGCGGCGCTCAATGATGAAGCGGTGGCGTACGAGGTGACGCACCGGCCGCCGTCCTACCGGGTGGCCCCGCCTGCACCGCGCACCGGCGCCTTTGTGGCGCCGGTCGTCTGGCGTGCCGCAGGTGGTGGGGTAGCGCTCACCTTCGATGACGGCCCTGACCCGAGGTGGACACCGCGCATCCTCGACATCCTGAAGCAGAACCGTTGCCTGGCAACCTTCTTCGTGCTTCGCACTCAGGTGCTCAAGCATCCTGACCTGTTGCGTCGCATCGTGGCCGAGGGTCATCAGATCGGCGTTCACGGCGTCGCGCACGTCGACATGACCACCCTTGATGCCGCCGCTCTCGAGCGCGAGTTCGACCTGTCGATCGATACGGTGCGCACGATCGGGGGCGTGACCGCCACGGTGATGCGTCCGCCGTACGGCAGGTTCGATGCGCCGGTGCTGCAGCGGGCCACGGCAGCAGGTCTGCAGATGGTGCTGTGGTCCGACTGGCTGCCCGGCAAGCACTCAGCCGCTGCCGCGGGCGTCCTGGAGCGCGACCTGACCAATGGGTCGATCGTCCTGTGTCACGACAGCCGGCGCACCCCCTCCGAGGGCATGATCGCCGCGCTGCGAGGGTTCGTGCCGCGTCTGCAATCACGCGGCCACGAGTTGGTGACCGTCGACGGTCTGCTGGGCCCTGACGCAGCGCCCGGCTCGAAGCGCTGA
- a CDS encoding SGNH/GDSL hydrolase family protein: protein MKTWERYVAIGDSYTEGMVDEHPEQPDVFVGWADRLAAQLAATNAADSKPFGYANLAVRGRLLADVAGPQLQQALELQPDLVSLVGGGNDILRPKADLDAIADSLEEAVATVRATGADVLLSTLADPVGAAVLRRLRGRMAAHNANVWGIAQRQGAMVLDIWSLRSLRDARMWGTDRIHLSTEGHQRVAAQAYWTLGDRGTTEREWAQPLPPAPALRRREAIAGHASWAKEYAGPWVQRRLKGRSSGDEISPKRPTVAPVDLEVQ from the coding sequence ATGAAGACCTGGGAACGCTACGTGGCGATCGGTGACAGCTACACCGAGGGCATGGTCGACGAACACCCGGAGCAACCCGATGTCTTCGTCGGCTGGGCCGACCGGTTGGCTGCCCAGCTCGCCGCCACCAATGCTGCCGACAGCAAGCCCTTCGGGTACGCCAACCTCGCCGTGCGCGGGCGGCTGCTCGCCGACGTGGCCGGACCGCAACTGCAGCAGGCCCTCGAACTGCAGCCCGACCTGGTGTCGCTGGTGGGCGGCGGTAACGACATCCTGCGTCCCAAGGCCGACCTGGACGCCATCGCTGACTCGCTGGAAGAGGCCGTCGCCACAGTGCGGGCCACTGGTGCGGACGTCCTGCTCAGCACGCTCGCTGACCCGGTCGGCGCGGCCGTGCTGCGACGCCTGCGCGGACGCATGGCCGCGCACAACGCCAACGTCTGGGGAATCGCGCAGCGCCAGGGCGCCATGGTGCTCGACATCTGGTCGCTGCGGTCTCTCCGGGATGCGCGGATGTGGGGCACCGATCGCATCCATCTCTCGACCGAAGGTCACCAACGTGTTGCGGCACAGGCGTACTGGACTCTTGGCGATCGCGGCACGACCGAGCGTGAGTGGGCTCAGCCGCTGCCGCCGGCACCGGCCCTTCGTCGACGCGAGGCAATCGCCGGGCACGCCAGCTGGGCCAAGGAGTACGCCGGGCCATGGGTGCAGCGCCGGTTGAAGGGTCGCAGCTCAGGCGACGAGATCAGCCCGAAGCGACCGACTGTGGCTCCGGTCGACCTCGAGGTCCAATAG